Proteins co-encoded in one Neodiprion lecontei isolate iyNeoLeco1 chromosome 3, iyNeoLeco1.1, whole genome shotgun sequence genomic window:
- the LOC107217520 gene encoding eukaryotic translation initiation factor 4E-binding protein 3 isoform X1, with amino-acid sequence MIPTNYLRITLRRLEAPYTQPRQEAKIFNFIQPRDLSNRAIRYSCIHTYFCTRIVYERAFLMNLRNSPISRTPPRNIPAIPADLLKGTLVVPTIPSPPIKDIPVIDETPEQFEMDM; translated from the exons ATGATCCCAACCAACTACCTGCGGATTACTCTTCGACGCCTGGAGGCACCTTATACTCAACCACGCCAGGAG gcaaaaatattcaactttatACAGCCGCGCGATCTTTCCAACCGAGCTATAAGATACAgctgtatacatacatatttct GTACCCGCATTGTTTACGAGCGAGCATTCTTAATGAACTTGAGGAATTCACCTATTTCGAGAACTCCACCGCGAAATATACCAGCGATTCCGGCCGATCTTTTGAAGGGTACGCTAGTAGTTCCGACCATACCTAGTCCACCGATAAAAG atATTCCAGTGATCGACGAAACTCCGGAGCAATTTGAAATGGATATGTGA
- the LOC124293520 gene encoding uncharacterized protein LOC124293520 isoform X2 has protein sequence MSTCVFCKTKQSKYCGRSFHKFPVKDVLRLQQWLKEMKRKDWKPNRNSTLCSAHFTNDCFDRTGFLITLKKNSVPTIFDNPKSECSSCHRLREYGRGYSFFKFPLDEPDIMKQWIANINIGPWSPSSDSFLCSDHFELSCFQKKSKNYITLRKGSIPTLFAPL, from the exons ATGAGTACCTgcgttttttgcaaaacaaagcAATCAAAATATTGTGGGCGATCATTTCACAA ATTTCCCGTGAAAGATGTGTTGCGCCTTCAGCAGTggttaaaagaaatgaagaggaaGGACTGGAAGCCAAACCGAAATAGCACATTGTGTTCGGCTCATTTTACAAATGACTGCTTCGATAGGACAGGATTCctaattacattgaaaaagaacAGTGTACCAACTATATTTGACAACCCAAAATCAGAGTGTTCATCTTGTCACCGATTAAGGGAATATGGACGTGGCTATTCATTCTTCAA GTTCCCATTGGATGAACCTGATATTATGAAGCAGTGGATcgcaaatataaacattgGTCCGTGGTCTCCATCAAGTGATAGCTTTCTGTGTTCCGACCACTTTGAACTCTCTTGCTttcagaagaaaagtaaaaattatataactttACGAAAAGGCAGTATCCCAACGTTATTTG CTCCACTTTGA
- the LOC107217520 gene encoding eukaryotic translation initiation factor 4E-binding protein isoform X2, whose translation MSASPIARQATQSQSIPSKRVLINDPNQLPADYSSTPGGTLYSTTPGGTRIVYERAFLMNLRNSPISRTPPRNIPAIPADLLKGTLVVPTIPSPPIKDIPVIDETPEQFEMDM comes from the exons ATGTCGGCTTCTCCAATCGCGAGGCAAGCGACTCAGAGTCAAAGTATTCCATCTAAACGGGTCCTCATCAATGATCCCAACCAACTACCTGCGGATTACTCTTCGACGCCTGGAGGCACCTTATACTCAACCACGCCAGGAG GTACCCGCATTGTTTACGAGCGAGCATTCTTAATGAACTTGAGGAATTCACCTATTTCGAGAACTCCACCGCGAAATATACCAGCGATTCCGGCCGATCTTTTGAAGGGTACGCTAGTAGTTCCGACCATACCTAGTCCACCGATAAAAG atATTCCAGTGATCGACGAAACTCCGGAGCAATTTGAAATGGATATGTGA
- the LOC124293520 gene encoding THAP domain-containing protein 1-like isoform X1, with amino-acid sequence MSTCVFCKTKQSKYCGRSFHKFPVKDVLRLQQWLKEMKRKDWKPNRNSTLCSAHFTNDCFDRTGFLITLKKNSVPTIFDNPKSECSSCHRLREYGRGYSFFKFPLDEPDIMKQWIANINIGPWSPSSDSFLCSDHFELSCFQKKSKNYITLRKGSIPTLFGENLQQTEFQDESDRPTTVNVTKLHEHLHICT; translated from the exons ATGAGTACCTgcgttttttgcaaaacaaagcAATCAAAATATTGTGGGCGATCATTTCACAA ATTTCCCGTGAAAGATGTGTTGCGCCTTCAGCAGTggttaaaagaaatgaagaggaaGGACTGGAAGCCAAACCGAAATAGCACATTGTGTTCGGCTCATTTTACAAATGACTGCTTCGATAGGACAGGATTCctaattacattgaaaaagaacAGTGTACCAACTATATTTGACAACCCAAAATCAGAGTGTTCATCTTGTCACCGATTAAGGGAATATGGACGTGGCTATTCATTCTTCAA GTTCCCATTGGATGAACCTGATATTATGAAGCAGTGGATcgcaaatataaacattgGTCCGTGGTCTCCATCAAGTGATAGCTTTCTGTGTTCCGACCACTTTGAACTCTCTTGCTttcagaagaaaagtaaaaattatataactttACGAAAAGGCAGTATCCCAACGTTATTTG GTGAAAACTTGCAGCAGACCGAATTTCAGGATGAATCCGATCGGCCCACCACAGTGAATGTAACCAAATTACATGAGCACCTACACATTTGTACCTGA